gcaccctctccatagcttccacatccttcctgtaatgaggtgaccagaaatgagctcaatactcttaagtgtggcctcagcagagatttgtagagttgcaacatgtcctctCTCATCTTGAACTCATTTCCCCTATTAATAAAGCCctgcatcccatagaccttcttaaccatcaacctgcatggcaaccttgagagatggatGAATTTGGACATCATCTCATCTCACTGGGATATACCAGAACCTGGCAATATTTCCTAACTCAAGCTGTGTAAAGGGTGCACAGCAGGAGTGCGTGAAGTCATGATCTGCTGCAGGCCTGGAAAACCATTTCACATTGTTGATGGTTttctctctgcttctgattctttgGAAGGCACACCACAAAAGGATTTTCTTTCAAAGGGTTGGATGGCAGCCAACAAAGCATCACATAAAATAAAAGCAGATTATTGGAGATACTTAGCCAGTGAGGTAGCATTAGTGGAGGGACAATCAGGTTTAGTGCAAAGGTCAGTaaataatctgctggagcaactcaatgGACCAAGCTGCAtcaatgggagagaaagaatggtcgatgtttccggccagaacccttcatcaggacttgaGCAGAACGTTTTGGCATCTGAGGATTTTGTTTTGCTTCTCAAACACCACAGAAAAATTGATTCACAAGTCATGAAAGTCGGTGAAAGATCAGAgagaccacagatgctggaaatcgaaaataaaatcagaaaatgctaccTACATTCAGCAGCTCAGGTCGTATCTTTAAGAGGGAATGAGCGGTATGAAGGAGATTACAACAAACAGTTTATTTAGAGCAAACAAAGGCAATTTACTCAAAAGACAGTCTATttaaagaagggagagagaaagcatGGCAGAAATTGCAGGATAATTACTCCAACATAAGTAGAGGTTAACACAGACAAATCAGTCACATATTCTTAGATTTGATTACCAATGCAAATACCTGTACTCAAACATCTCCATTTTGGTCATGAATAATGTTATTATTATACTCTGCCTTTTAAGGCGGAACCtggagaaacaggccattcaaccttgAGAGGCAGGATTGGAGAAATACTATTGTAGAGGCTTATGTAATTGTTAAGATCATGCAAAAACTTAATGCAGAAGAATTAGGACCATGGATTCAACAAGTTAACAGCAAGTTCAGGCATATTCTACACTATGAATTAAGAGAATCTGCAGGTGAAATAGTGAGTTCTGgttcatgttttaaaaaaaatgatttgttgCTCCAGTGTATGATGTTGGGATCATTCAGAAAGGATGGAAGCTTTCCAATGTGTTCCTAGTCCTCACAGTTGGGGGCACGATGGGGCAGTAAAAATGTCAGCAATGCTTTATGGCAAAATGAGGAGGGATAATGCTGGCAAAGATTAATTAGCCCATAGCGTATGTGGAGCTTCTGAAGACCAACTGGTAAGCATTATATTTGAGTTTTGAAACATCTGATCAGCATAATCAATGATTGTTTCCTTTCCTGGTAACTTTTAATTGATATTGATTAAATTCTGTAGAAGAAAACAGGTTATTTTGCATTAAGGATTGAAGTACAGAAATGAAGACCATTGATTGATTtatcccagtggttttcaaactaccctcCTAAACTCaggttccaccttaagcaatccctgactaataacagggattgcttaaggtggaatgtgagtttggggggggcaGTTTGCAAACCTCTGATTTATCCCTATTGAAGCGAAAGCAGCTTCAGACAATCCTCTTGAGTTAATTTCCGAGCTGGTCAGAGTCCATGGTATAACCTTAGCCTGTAGCAGCAACACCATTACTGCCTGAAGGGATAGAGGAGGCAGGTATTTTCACAGCAATTAAGAAAGTTCTAACAAAATCAGGCATCAATAGCTATTGTCCATGTAAATAGGAGTAATGTGGATGGGTTCCTTCTGTTCAGCATGCACATGGGCCATGGACCATAAAGATAAATCAATCAAAGCTCCCCATGGATCATAGGGAGCTGCTTCTCCGCTGTATGACTCTGTGACTCTATTGGGTAAAAGCAGCTTCattcatgctttttttttgtttggataACAGAAGCATGACAGGGTCTTAACCATCCAAAGAGCTCAGGCTAGAAGTGTGACTGTAACTCAGCTACATCTCCAAAGGTTAAGAGGTTATATGGAAGAAACATCTGTACATCAGAATGCAAAACAAGTTACTTCCACCTACCAAAGTTCCCAATCTTACGAATGAAAAAAGGGCAGTAATGTAGCAAGGGCTAGAAAATTGCCCAGTACAGGACAAACATCACATGATTCTGACAGAAAATGATGGGTGTTGTTATAAATCTGGAGTTGCAATGCTGTAACCTGAATACTGTACTCCCTCTGAGATACAGTTTGCAGATGCCTTTGTTTAGTATTATAAATGACATCTAAGGGTTATTTTACTTTTTGGCTGAGTGAGATGAGTTATAATGTGAGCCCATACACTTAAATGTTGCATGTATAACCTGTTTTTCATCACATACAAATTTATACACCTTTTATTCTGAAGTATTTTATATTGATAAAGATAACAGGTTAGCAATAAAGGATCATCTTATCACTTAATGATAATCAAACTGCTTTCTTCCAGATAAAAATATGTTTAAAACACACACTGATGAAGAGGCCAGAGAGCTGGTTAGAGCTTTGATTCAAAGATACCGAAGGTCACCCGATTGGAGGCGTAAGACTCGGACTCACTCACGATCAGCTTTAAGAAGTAAACGAGCAAAGTCGAGAGCAACCAAAGGGTGTTCACTGAAAGAAATCAACGTGACTGTCAGTGATCTGGGAATCTCCCAGATCTCCGAAGAGGTGGTGCGCTTCAGATACTGCACAGGGTCCTGTGATGCTGAAAAGAAATTCTACGACCTGACTCTGAAAAACTTAAGAaactcaaagataattaaaaaggaAGTCAGGGCACGCCCATGCTGTCGTCCCACCATTTACGACGATGACGTTTCATTCCTGGACGTTAACTTTCGTTATCACACACTTCGACAGCTCTCAGCGAAGGAATGTGGCTGCGTTTGAAGGACTGTCTATGCATCACAAATCTTTAAATCCCTTCTTTGAAAAAGCAGGAAACTTCAGACCTTGTTagcctctgggtcctgatcagaATATGGTTTCTTGGCAAGATATCAATGGAAGGAGACAAGTATCTCGGAGATCTTCAAGGTTAACATTTACAGTGCATGAAGAAGTATCAAGTGCATCAAAGACATTTTTGGCAAATGTTGTTGGGCCATATCATGTGGCATTCATATTTCCAACTGCACTGTAAAATATACTTCTATGGCCAGACATGATGAGTGGGAATGCGGGTTTCTCTTTTGCAGTTGACTCTCTTGAACTTTTCACTGGCCTCAGTAGTGTAGCATTGTAGTCCAAGGGTTACATTCTCGGCATTGAGTAAATTCACCACTAACCCCACTCCTccctcactctcactctttccccctctctctttctctccctctccctctctcatgctctctctttgtagctctctctctcacacacactgtctcttcTGTCATGGTCTCTCAatgtaaatctctctctctctctctctctcttgctctctctctctctctctctctctctctctccatttcttaATAGAACCAATGCTCACTGGGCTGGCTACTGATGCAGAACTTGGACATCCTGTGTGGAACTTGTTGGAAAGAACTGTAATGGTCTCATTCGGCCTGTGTGAGAGTGGAGTGACTGATAATGATAAGCAGGCACCTGTAAAGCATGACCTTAATCCCATTATTTTGAGGATTAAAtccaacacatttttgaaggattgTATTGGGTCACAATGGTAACTGTTCCATTGCTAGTCTGCTAAATTCCTTTAAAATGATCCAAACCAAAGTCTATTAACTTTTAGTGAATGTAGGATGTAAATTCCATTGTTAGCATTTTCCACAGACACAAGTGTGCCTGAGATTCAGAATTCTGCAATTTtacctggtgaattttccatgtCAGGTTTCACATATACCCTCAATACGAGATGAAAGCAGTAGATACACAGCCGTCTCCTTAATTCACCTTGTCTTTCATTGGATCATCTTTCCCTGGCCCATATTCCATCCATCTCCTCTGCCTTCATTCCTGTTGTCCTATTCCCTTGGTTTTCTCAATCACCATTGTGCTTTGTGTAAGTGATgttaataatgaaaatgtttatCTGCTGCTCTGACATTTATCTGTGTTCTGTTTTATAGTCAGCATGAAAGGGTTAATGCTACATTAGAGCAACAGCCAAAGAGACTTATCGTCAGCGTCAATTTTTGTTATTAATAGCATATGAGCTAATTTTAACCCAGCCGTTGTATGCAATGGTAATGAACTGTTGGTAAAGAGGGTTTTTGGCAGCTATGTGTTCCCCATGTGGCTCGGGGAAGGaatgaagacaaaaaaaacctgtGGAAAACTTTCTGAGATTTACAGTCTGCATCCAAACTGCAATTTGAATTGATACCTTAGAAAACATCAGATTTATTCCTCCTCACATTACCATCAGTGCGGCTTATTTGTATTGTTATTGTTCATGTGTGATATTTGGTACCCTTGATTTGCTGTTTGAGCTACAGCCTTTGATACCAGCAattcgttccccccccccccccacaccctccaaAACCAGTGTTGGAACCAATATTTCTCACATGTCTTACTAGTACCTGTGCAACTGACACTGATGCCAACATTGATGTGGTATTAGGACTCTCCATACCACTGCTGCTACACGTGTACTGCTAATATTTCCAGTCACAAAACTTCTATCccttaaacactccttcaaacaAAGAGGGTAAAATCTCTCCAAAAGAATACATAGTATTGAGAAGACTTGCTCTAAACTATTGCTAGgacaataaaaaaatcaatgggtTTTAATCTTTTAATGCCCAGCAGTCTCTTGTCTGCTTTAAGGTCAGACTCACGAAGTTGTTATGAAACCTACAGGTCCTAACTGTTCCCGGGTTTACCAGCGTTAATACATGACTGGGCACGACCCTTCCAGCAGAGTCTGATCCATCACAATCAAGAAAAGAAAGGTATATTCAGGAATTCCAAGGTTCTtgacatttatttaaaaatgacACAATTAACCAATCAGCACAGCTGATTGTTTAAGGTCGATGACGTTATTGTATGCAAATAGATCTTGGAACATGTGGAGGAGACCTGTTCCCTCCTCCATTCCGCAAGGCACGCGCACAAATACTCCTTTGCAATGTCCCAAAACACCTCCCCTCACAGTCGTAGAGCAGATCCATTCAGGAAGGAATGGGATTGCATGATCCCTACTAAATGGATATTTCTGTGTCAATGGCCACCTCAGGCCACACAGGGACCAAAATTGTTGAAGATCGGTGAGGGTCATCACACATTAATCTTCTTCAGTGCATGTCATTGGATTTACAATTGTGACTAAATGCCTTCTAGCAAATGACATGATTGCAAAAACCAATGAAATACTGCCATCCAATCACTTCTCTCAAGACGCTTGGTCTGTATTATTTCCAAGCTGAAATTGGACAGGTTTTCATGATTCTGTTTTAAAGCTGGCGCAGTTAGAAGAACCTATCCATTGACCCCCTTGAATATTGACCTTTGAGTTATAACTAGCCTGAACGATAGGCAAGCAAGCAAACTGCTGTCAAAATTGGAAAGGGTGTTTCTTCACCTCTGTTCCATGTCTGCAATGGGAGGAAGGGGTTCAAAACATGAAGTGTAGGTCCTGAGTTAAACCTTCCTTAGGTTGCTCAGTGCAGAATAATGGATTTTTGGAGGTGAGAATAAGTAAGGAATGAGATTATTATCTTTATTAGCTGAAGTGTTGGGTTCAGACACAGATTAAAGCTCAACCTCTAACAGACATGGATGTTTAAACTCGACTACAGATTCTCATTAGCAATAAAAAGAGAATATAAATTACACAGTGTTGATGCAGGACATTCTGAATGGTGGTGACAGTAAATGTTGTTTGACAGACGTACTGGTAATGGAACACTGGAGGAGGAACGCTGTGTTCTTCTGCTTTACATCCTCATTTTTGAACCAAAAGCACTTACACATTTCCCTCTATAAAACATAATTTGTACAAAATCATCTTCTTTCCTGCCTCTGTTGTTGGACAACCATGACCGACTAAAACAATTTGATGCAATGCATCGGTGTCAGTGAAACAGTCTATTTATTGGagagtaaattatgttatttattTAGTATTATTACAAACAAAcaatctgtttatttatttgaaaCAGTATAATGTGCCAAATCAGAGTTCCTTTCATTACAGTCTCTTCCTATAATACCTGTGGGGTACACTTGTTGAATTGAAAATAAAAGGTGAAACAAATCAGTGTAATTGATTTATTCCCCAGTATCTGGAGGGCAGAAATGAAATCTACAACGATATTCATAATCTATTGATTCTCATATCTTAAATAAAAGGCAACTTCAATTGTTATCCTTATTTActaaaatgctgcctggattgaagtatctagaatatggagaaagattgagtagactaggactttcattcattggagcgtagaaggttgagaggggatttgatagaggtatttaaaattatgagggagatagatagagtagatgtgaataggctctttcccctgagggtaggggacattggaacaaggggtcataagttaagggttaggggcaaaactttagaagtaatataagaggatgcttcttcactctgagagcggtggctgagtggaatggacttccggaagaggtagttgcggcagggtcaattctgtcatttaagaagaagttagatgagtacatggatgtgaagggattggagggttatgggcaggtgGAACTAactggagtttcacgtaaatcggtgcagactagaagggccaatgtggcctgtttccgtactgtaattgttatatggttatatattcaGTTAAGGCAGTGTAGTTGAATTGAAAACGTTTGTTTTGATTTTTAACATTTGTTGCGCCTTGGGATCGGGCTGGACCCTGCTTCTGAGGGTCTTGGCCTCTGTTAGCATTGCCCTTCTATAAATGGGTAGCTAATCCTGGAGAGTGATAGTTTGCAATGTCAACTCTTCTGTATATAATTATGAACATCCCCAACAATTATGGgataccaaatattttctaattaattatatttttaaaaggtGTTGTTTAAGgttacaaattatttttttaatttaattcccaTATGTAAAATTGCATTATTTTAGCCCacgttgtgatttttaaaaaaatttggttgatTTCTCATAATCTGTATGAGGTCCAGAGTCTGCAAGTGAATTTCCTAGAAAGCCACGAGGTTATTAATGATTTCTCCAGTTTGCATCGACGAATATTGTTTCATATGTGAATCAACCACAAACTCTTGTGGGTAAGGCAGTTCTTGGCTACAGGAGGACATATCTTCTGGGTAATAGCAGCAGTATTAATCTGCTTGGCAGTGGGACACCTTGAGGATCTACACATCAGGTGTAGGGAAGGGTGCCTTGGAGATTTGAGCATTGAAACTCATGAGAATTTCTGGACTACAGCCAAAAGGCTGAGAGTAAAGATATGACAGCAGTTAATGTGGGGCTGCCCTCTGGTCACAGGCCCTCCTGTCATCGCATGACAAAGACGGAGAAAAGTTGCTCGGGATACAAGCTTCGAAGTGCACCTCGGCTCAGTCTGCCGCAGTAGTGAGGCTCTCCAGGGGTCACTCACTTCTattccacatctcattcccttgctgacatgtcaccccatggtctcatgcactgctagattaggaccatccacaaattggaagcaaggaaaaacacctcatcttctgtctggacacgctctaactggatgacattaaccaTCTTCTTTGGTTTCCTTTAGAAAtgccccccatcttcttccccatctcctttcctctagatctctcctccccctcccccacttttcCCTTCATCTCTTTCACAgaggcaaaatcaattctcaactttcctcttATCCTATCGAATTaaaaccttttgtctgttggtctgttctcctctccctcccgttcgtccctctttctttccccaacctttaattcagacacctgacttttctttcactcacagcttcaggaagggctcaggcccgaaacatcggtaatatttggacactgcgagactgcctgagttccaccagcatttctgtgttctgcATAGAGGAAAGTTTCCACTGCTGTTGCTACAAAATGGTGAATTCCTTTCACTCTCCAAGGAATTGAAGACTCCAGTGCCCTCATTAATGGCGATGGTCACCCTCCCAACCGACTTCATTATTTAGCATTAGATTTAGGATCTCCTAAAGCACGACAATATTCTTTCCTTCTGTGAGATCTTTCCTCCATTGGCGCTCCAACACCTTCAGCTTCCAGCTGGCTATTGGGATAGCCAAGGCTCAAAAGGCCAACCCACGCACTTGGTCCCTTCAGCGACAGCAGGGCTTCTCTTGGGAGGCACTGGACCCG
This genomic window from Narcine bancroftii isolate sNarBan1 chromosome 3, sNarBan1.hap1, whole genome shotgun sequence contains:
- the LOC138756476 gene encoding neurturin-like, coding for MKVWKVVVVASMLFSTIFSALIYRNVSIRGRTMTPASSEELQPQDPRLPPSRQSYKVKYKNMFKTHTDEEARELVRALIQRYRRSPDWRRKTRTHSRSALRSKRAKSRATKGCSLKEINVTVSDLGISQISEEVVRFRYCTGSCDAEKKFYDLTLKNLRNSKIIKKEVRARPCCRPTIYDDDVSFLDVNFRYHTLRQLSAKECGCV